CAGCTGGAGGAGGAATGCTGCCTCCACCAGGTCGAGCTCCAGGGCGCCTCCGCTCATCGGATAGCCGAAATTACCCTTGCTGAAGGTCTGACTGGCCTCCCTGACATCATAGATGAACACAGAGCGGTCTTTGAGCTCGCCGGACATACTACTGGGATAGACCCAGCGGATATAATGCTTGTTGGTTTGAAGTGATAATGGAATATAGATATGTTTTTATAGAAGTTCAAACTATATAACCACTAGTTGTAAACTGCGGGTGAATAACACATGTATGATATGGATAGTATCCTGGCAGTCGTGGAGAACCCGACCAGAAGGAAGATCCTTCAGGCTGTCGTGAGGGAGCCCCATTACCCCCTCCAGCTCTCAAAGGAGCTGGGTATCAGCCAGCAGGCGATAGTCAAGAACCTGAACCTGATGGAGAAGGAGGGGTTGGTGGTGAGCTACCGCCAAAGCAGCGACAGAGGACCCGAGAGGATCTTCTACAAACCGAACACGGAGTTCACCATAACCATCGACATGAGGAACAACATGTTCGAGGCCAGGCTGATCCCCGCCGGCGAGTCAGGAAACAAAGAGGAACCTAAGGAAGAGACCAAGACGGTCGAGGAGCGCAAGCTCGAGGAGGTCCGCGGCAGGATCTCGCAGATCGACCGCCAGATAACCGAGTTCGACAGACGCAGGTCAGCCCTGGTGAGGGAACGCAACAACCTCATCGAGGAATTCCTGCAGATGGCGGACCTGAACAACATGGACTACGAACACAGGGAACTGCTGTACGACCTGCTCAACAGACCCAACTGGAATGCCGAGGACATATCGAAGAAGCTCGGATTCAACGAGACGATTGTGTCCAGGATGATTGACGAAATCCTGCAGTACTGCAGGGAAATGGAGAGGTGATCATTATGTCTACGAACGATAAAGCAATCAAAGTGGCGGAGCTCAAACCCGGAGAAGCGGGAAAAGGTATCGCCAGACTGGACCCGGAGCTCATGAACATCCTGGGTCTTAAGGTCGGGGATGTCGCGCTGGTCATCGGTAACAAGAAGACCGCGGTGAAAATCCTGACCGGCCCCGCCGAGGATGCCAACAGGGGCATCATCAGGCTGGACGGCTCCGCAAGGCGCAACGCCGGCGTCTCAATCGATGAACGTGTCGACGTCAAGAAGGCCGAGACCAAGGAGACAACCAAGATCACTTTCTCGCCCACCGAGGAGCTGAGGCTCCAGGGCGGAGAGGAGTATCTGGCACAGGCGCTCGTGGGAAGGTCGTTTGTCAAGGGAGACGTCCTCTCCCTGAACATCATGGGCAACAAGATGGACCTGGTCGTCA
The sequence above is a segment of the methanogenic archaeon ISO4-H5 genome. Coding sequences within it:
- a CDS encoding transcriptional regulator ArsR family → MYDMDSILAVVENPTRRKILQAVVREPHYPLQLSKELGISQQAIVKNLNLMEKEGLVVSYRQSSDRGPERIFYKPNTEFTITIDMRNNMFEARLIPAGESGNKEEPKEETKTVEERKLEEVRGRISQIDRQITEFDRRRSALVRERNNLIEEFLQMADLNNMDYEHRELLYDLLNRPNWNAEDISKKLGFNETIVSRMIDEILQYCREMER